The following are encoded together in the Flavihumibacter fluvii genome:
- a CDS encoding RNA polymerase sigma factor, with amino-acid sequence MPVHILEFLKTISGSSASDQELADSYRSSGNLHVLGQLYSRYMDLVYGLTLKYLEDPEAAKDAVMQIFELLVLKLQQHEIIYFKSWLYTVAKNYCLMQLRSGKLRKTIELPAELMQSDDNGHLNGSFHKEAQLELLEKCLQQLTGEQQEAVSLFYLEQKSYNEIVAKTGMEWTKVRSLIQNGRRNLKICMDKHQ; translated from the coding sequence TTGCCGGTACACATTTTGGAATTTCTGAAAACCATATCAGGTTCATCCGCCAGCGATCAGGAACTGGCGGATTCTTACCGGAGTTCGGGTAACCTCCATGTCCTGGGGCAACTATACAGCAGGTATATGGACCTTGTATATGGTCTTACCCTCAAATACCTCGAAGATCCGGAGGCAGCCAAAGATGCCGTGATGCAGATTTTCGAGCTATTGGTGCTAAAATTGCAACAGCACGAAATCATTTATTTCAAAAGCTGGTTGTACACAGTGGCAAAAAATTATTGCCTGATGCAGCTAAGAAGTGGAAAATTGAGAAAAACCATCGAACTGCCTGCAGAACTTATGCAATCTGACGATAATGGGCATCTGAATGGCAGCTTTCATAAAGAAGCACAATTAGAACTGCTGGAAAAATGCCTGCAACAATTAACAGGTGAACAACAGGAAGCCGTGAGCCTGTTTTACCTGGAACAAAAATCGTATAATGAGATCGTTGCCAAAACTGGAATGGAATGGACCAAAGTGCGAAGCCTGATCCAGAATGGCCGAAGAAACCTCAAAATTTGTATGGATAAACACCAGTAA